A segment of the Panicum hallii strain FIL2 chromosome 1, PHallii_v3.1, whole genome shotgun sequence genome:
TACATCAGGCAATGGCGCAATGCTCATGTTCGTGTACTATGTAGGTCATGCACGCGagaagaagaacaagggcaagggctccTACGCGTCCTGCCTGCCTGACCTGAGCTGCCTCCGCAATcggcaggtggcggcggcatcCGGATCGGCGCGCCGTGCGACGTCCATCCGCTCCGACCGCGGCGGCTTCATCACGATCGAGAACTCGGTGGCCGAGAtggacggcgccggcgccggctcgGCCTTCCGCGTGGCGGAGGACGTGGACGAGGAGGGCGCGGGGTTCATCACCATGGAGAAGGGCACGGTGTCGTCGCGGTCGAGGCGGCCGCTGCCCGACACGGTGTCGTCCGCCGACGAGGAGGACGAGAAGCCGTGCCTGTTCATGGAGCTGTCGGAGGAGGCCGCTTCCGTTGCGTCGGCGTTCGACGTGGAGAAGGTGGAGGACGAGTTCCTGGCGATGCTGGAGGACAAGTACTGGGCGAGGAGCAAGGAGATCGAGAAGGGGCTGAGCGTGAGCCTGGACATCGGGCTGGATCTGGGGCTGGACCTGGACTCGCTCATCAAGGACGCCGAGATGGAGCTCGCCAAGGCGGAGCAGGCGTGGAAGAGCAAGGTCGGCGCCGCCatcgtggaggaggaggagtacaAGGAGCTCGTCCGGAGGTGGAGCGCCAGGGAGACGATGAACTCGCAGTCTGCTGCTTCCACCGGCTGCTCCTGGGGCTTTGGATTCGGGAGCCCAATCTAAGCGAGCTAGCTAGTTACCCCCAACACCTGGAATATTTTTCTGTGCACGTACTCATCTTTACCGCTACATGATATGTTGATTCAGAAATATATTGCAATTTGCCTTGTGTAATATCGGTAAAAGGACAAAAGAGAAATCATAAACTggatcatcatcatcattggCTCTGCAATCGATTCTTATTTCAGCTCGGGCTCTTTGATTTCTGCTCAAAGTTTGTCGAAGTCTTCGCATGGCTAAAAAGAATTCGGCAGTGCTAAATTGTGCAGGAAAATCGCCAGGCCTACCCAAGTTGGGTTAGGAACTGCCACCAATTTTTGGTTGTGTGATTGTGTCCCTTGCAAAGCAACCAAATCTCAGCATTAAACCAAGTGTAAACCAAAACACAGAGACATGCTAAATTTATCTCGATCGACACACTAGCCTCTAAACCAAGCATTGCCTAGTTGATGCAGCAAATAGCCACACCACTTACGCCAACAGTCTGAACAACCATGGAACAAACTGGTTCCAACTGACGCGGCGGCATGTTGCGTGATCGAGACTGCAAAACAGCAGAAAGTGATCTGCTCGGCAGCCGCTAGACTTGCTCACTCTTAGAACAAAAGCAAAGGTCATGCAAATACAGCCAAAGCTGGCCGACCAACAGGGCCTGAGAAGGATTAGCGTATGGGGATCCACCAACAGGGCCGGTCCCCACAGGCCACATTTCAGCAGGGCCTGATTTCATGCCCCTCCTACTGTGGATTACACATACGTGTTCACAGATTTCAACAGCCTGGCGAGCCTACCAATGCTGCAGGTTCCAACGAATCAAAGTGCGTCTCAGCAGAACAAGCAAGATGTCCACAAGTACCAGTAAAAGCATCCGCGGATAAATTCCACGTGTGGTTATTTTACACAGGCGCTGAAAGAACACTGGAAAATGCCGAATCAAGTCATTGCCTACCTAGCTAGAATTATACAGGTTACACAATATATGGGATTCAAAAGACAAAATTACTCGCCAAAAATGATGCTACTTGATAGATGCAAGCTGCTCCTACGCTAAAGAAACGTTTTTGTGTACAGGTACAACAAAATAAGCAATCTACCTGGCTGGCCCTGGATCTTGAAAACCTGCAGGACCCGCTGCCGAGAAAGGTCCATGATTACGATGGGTAACGGCAGAAGTTCATTCAATTTGATCGATATGAAACCTTCCTTTGAGCTATTTTGCAATTGTGATATGGTTTTCCAAATCCCATACCACAATCTTACCATCCAATCCTGTAAACCATTTGGCAAGGAATGTCAAAATAGGTTCAAACAAAGAGCTGGAAGCAATTGGGGAGGTTCAgctatgtatatattatataaaCCTGACGTGCTGAACCGTT
Coding sequences within it:
- the LOC112878965 gene encoding uncharacterized protein LOC112878965; protein product: MEPEENHGANGHAREKKNKGKGSYASCLPDLSCLRNRQVAAASGSARRATSIRSDRGGFITIENSVAEMDGAGAGSAFRVAEDVDEEGAGFITMEKGTVSSRSRRPLPDTVSSADEEDEKPCLFMELSEEAASVASAFDVEKVEDEFLAMLEDKYWARSKEIEKGLSVSLDIGLDLGLDLDSLIKDAEMELAKAEQAWKSKVGAAIVEEEEYKELVRRWSARETMNSQSAASTGCSWGFGFGSPI